Below is a genomic region from Prunus persica cultivar Lovell chromosome G3, Prunus_persica_NCBIv2, whole genome shotgun sequence.
ataaatttataaaattaaaataattttagtaTGGATTCTAGAAAATTCTTAAGCGTGAAGCATGTGGGCCTCAACCACGTAACCCGACCCGACTCCGTCTCCGTCTCCCAGCTTCGCGGAACATTTCCACCAACTATAAACGGCAATTATAATTTCGGTTTCTTTCCTCCCTTCCTCCCTTCCTCCCTTCCTCTTTGAGTTTGACTCTTTTCAGGTATCcactcttctccattttctcggAAATTCGGTTTTGCTCCTCATCAGTCATCTCTGTGTCTCTGTTTGGTTGCCTAGAATCCAATCAAACAGAGCTCCACCGCCTCATTCACCTTTCTCGGCGttcaaacaaaagaacaaatctTTCAAAGCTTTCAAATTTCTGCTTCGATTGGATCAGAATTTGCTcaacttttgttttcattcatTTCCGTGTCAAATTCGTAGCTGAATGCAATCTATTGCAACCAAACGAAGAACCAATCTTATAAAGCTTGCAACTTTCTGCTTCAATTGAATTAGAATTTGCTCAATTTCTGGTTTCATTCTTTTCCATACCGAACACTCGTAGCTAAAAGCAATAAACGTTTTCAGGGGCAGGCAATACATGAAAATGGACATAGATGAACTATTGGGTCGAAACCGACCAGTGAGCATTCCGACGAAGAGTGCAATTTACGTGTGGGGCTATAACCAGTCTGGGCAGACGGGTCGCAATGGTAAGGAGCGGCAATTGAGGATCCCAAAGCAGCTCAAGCCCGAGCTTTTTGGATGTACGGCTGGGGCCAATTCGCGATGGCTGGACATTGCCTGTGGCCGCGAGCACACAGCCGCTGTAGCCTCAGACGGATCGCTTTTCACTTGGGGTATGCTGGTTTTACAATTATaaagttttcaaatttgaattcaattcATTGAATATGGGATAATGGGACTGTGAAGTCAAATTGCCCTTTCTCGTTTTGGAATTGGTTATGGTGATAGAGTAAATTCAAAGGCATGTTTGGCTGATAAGTCCGTCGCTTTTTACTTTTGGAATTGGTTTTCCATTTCTGAATTCAATCAATTGCATATGGTGGAAATGAACCGTTTACCGTCTTGAATATTGGTTGTTAGTGATTTTAGTTTGTATTAATAGACCTGTGAAATCAAATTGCCGGTTCTCGTTTTGGAAATGGTTGATTATAGTGATAGGAATAAGCCATATGTTTGTGGTGGTTGACAAAGTACATATAAAATTGTGTTTGGTTGATGTGCGTATGCTGAGAGCATTAGATAACCTGAATGTGTAAACAATTGATCCAGGGGCTAATGACTTTGGTCAATTGGGAGACGGAACTGAGGAGCGAAGAAAACATCCAAAGAAAGTGAAGCAATTACAGACAGAGTTTGTGAAATCTGTATCTTGTGGAGCACATTGTACCGCTGCTATTGCAGAACCTCGTGAAAATGATGGATCTGTCTCAACAAGAAGGCTTTGGATTTGGGGGCAAAATCAGGTCCTACTATGAATTTCTTCAGCATCATTCCTGTTTTCATCCCTTTTTGGCAGATAGTACTGtaatttgtttactttttttcttccctgttTTCTCATTACAGGGATCAAATTTTCCACGTTTATTTTGGGGCGCCTTCACTCCAAACACGGTATGCTTTACCTCTTATTGATTATGCATTCCTTTTAGGTCAGAATTTTTTGTCTTAGAATTATGATATTATTTGGATAGTAAGATGAGCTCATCAGGTTTCAACTATGGAGATTTCATTTATCAAGTAAATAAGTTCTCTTAATAAAAAGCTGAGGCAgtaattgattttaaaaaccTTGATCAATTGTCATTAGCTGGGCTGGTTGATCAAAGTCAAGGGATTACTTTGAACAGCTACTAGGCTCTGCTGCCACTGCAGGCAATGCATTTAAAAGTTTGACAACTAGTCTTAGATCACAACTCCAAAACCCACAAgagaaaaagatgaattcctgTTGTATCAAATGCTTCATTGAAGATGGTTATCAAATTTAATACTTGTTACTTACCAAAAAGTTTTTTACAGATTATCCGTCAAGTGTCTTGTGGGGCAGTTCATGTGATGGCTTTATCAGACGATGGCCTGCTACAAGCTTGGGGTAACTGTGATTCTAGGATCATTTGCTATGTCTACCTCCACCCTTATAAATGCATATTCCATTTGTTAGTTTCTTAtaatatcatttttcttttgaaagcagCTTCTGAGTATATCTGTTAGAGTTGATTTTTGTATTGCAATTTGGTGATAGATACATATACCTGACAATATGAATAGAAAACTGAAGCTTGTGTTTTCCCGCCTCTAATTAATCAGAATTAATTACTGTGCTGGTACACCAGGATATAATGAATATGGTCAGCTTGGCAGAGGATTTACATGTGAAGGATTACAGGGGGCTCGTATAATAAATGCTTATGCGAAGTTCCTTGATGATGCTCCTGAGCTTGTGAAGATTACCCAAGTGTCATGCGGGGAGTACCACACTGCAGCTATATCTGAAAAAGGCGAGGTGTAAGTGATCTGAAGGAATTCTTAGATGGAGATTAGGTTCTATATTTAAGCTTGAGTATTGTGGTTGTCCGCATGGCACATTTAACTCAGAAGGTTTGCAAAATCTTCGTATGGGAATCTCACATTTTAAGGGAGACAGGATGCTGCATTCTGCTACTATACATTTctgaatttatatttgttatgCATGATGCAGCCAGCAATGGTTGTAGCAGCTGAAAGATCCTTGCTACAGTTATCAtactttattcttcttttgttttgtttaactttagtttcttTGCGGAATTCTTCCTCacaataaatttatttggCCCTCACAGGTATACTTGGGGGCTTGGAAACATGGGTCAACTTGGGCATTGTTCCCTCCAGTCTGGGGAGAAAGAGTTATTGCCTAGGAGAGTGGTCGCACTTGATGGAATATTCATAAAGGATATTGCATGCGGTGGTATACATACATGTGCCGTGACTCAGAAGGGAGCTCTTTATGCTTGGGGTGGTGGTCGATCAGGGCAGTTAGGCCTTGGCCCTGACACTGGATTCTTTTCATGCACCGCTAATGAGTCTGAGTCTTTTCTCCGGAATATCCCTGCATTAGTTGTTCCAACTAGTGTACAACTCATTACATGTGGACACTCCCACACACTTATCTCTACAAGGGATGGAAGAATTCATGGATGGGGCTACAATAGCTATGGTCAGGCATCTAACGAGAAATCGACTTATGCTTGGTATCCATCCCCGCTTGATTGGTAAGGCACAAATAAATTGTTCATCAGGTTTTTCTTGGCAATCTTGATTAGTATTTTGATTGAAGTATGCATTGCAGGTGCGTGGGGGAAGTGCGGAAACTTGCAGCTGGTGGTGGCCATTCAGCCGTGTTGACTGATGCATGTTCCTTGAAGGAGTTGTGTGAATTTAGGCTTGCGGATAGCGTGAATCTAAAGAATGCTTCTGAGATTGAGGACATTGCGTCTAGAACAGGTTCAGATGCTTTAGCACGCCTCTGTGAAAGATTGAGGTATTCCTTTCTATCCATGGCCTAATTCCACATTTATGTAATATTAGTTTTTCTGCCTTCATAAAATTAGGATAAAATCTACTAAATTTGATAGCACTGAAAATGTTAGTAGAATCTATGTCACACACAATCAATGGAATATAAATATAGGAACTGGACTACCTTGAAAGAGCACCAGAGTTTGTCACATTTTGAGTTAACCTATGTGTGAGTGTTGTGGCaatgatttaaaatctgaaAGGTCCTCATGTTCATAGAGGTTCTTTCGTCCAAAGAgctttttaatttgttgatcACATAATATTCATTAACTCTGGTGCCTTGGGAGCTTTTGCAGCAGTGTCTCCATTGGTTTGGAATTGCTTCTTTGTTCTTTATGTTTATCTTTGATGAAATACCATGTTACTTTTTACTTCCTGCAGGCAGCATGTGCTTGAGGGTGATGATTGTGAATATGAAGACGATGAGACCACCAGTAATAGGAAGTGAAGAATCAATTGGAccagattttaaaattgacaATCATTATGTCAATAATTTGTCTATTAATCACTTTATTATTTCCAATCTGGTTATGAATTAGGTATTGAAAATTGTTGTAATCAGATTGTAAGGGGTTAATCTCTTGTAGTTATGTAAAATTGCTATTTTGTAACCCTAATTAAGTCAAGTACACAATTAGCCATGTCAAATTTTCTTCCAATATGATTAGAATTTAGAATATTACAAGTTTGAAGAAACattgttgtttttattctttataataataaaactttaCAGTAGAGGTAAATTGAATGTTAATTGTGATCGATGTATCTTCTTCGACCTCCACAACTAAAAacattagaattttatttgagaatAGCCGGCCGGCCAGCAAGCCCATTATTCGTTGAAATGGCGATACATCCACATTGGCATGAGTGTGTTAGTAGTAGTGGGCGGCCGAGTTTGAGTTCTTCCGTCATTATCATCACCATCTTCCATCCCTCCTCTTGCCTGGATTCCCCCACTGCATCAATATTTGCATACAGTCTCAATATACttgctttttttttgcatGTAACCCAAATATTCGTCAACTGTATcatcaagagagagagagagagagagagagagagagagaacccaaTGGTTAGAGAAGCAAGTAGTGCCGGTGTTGACGGGGGTTggggcggcggcggcggcatTAGCAGGAGGGTGGATGAGTTGTGGGCGGCTTGGTTACTTTGGTGCTGCTCTACCTGCCGCCCCTGACCATCATGCTCTACCTCCAGCATATTTTCATTCTCCTTCAGCTTCAGCTGGGggtcatatataaaaacatataccacaacttttaattaattaaacgaGCTTATGATCAACGCTAATTCTCTGGCCATTATATGATATCATGATTTTATTACCTTCTTTGCTAGCGAGTTGTTTTGCTCCTGCAGTGCCTTTTGCTGTAACAAACAAGTTCCTATAATGTGAGATCGATGACGTGCAAATATAATTAACACCAATTTCATCTTGGATTAAAATAGCCTACAAGTGACCCTTAACCCTGATTTTATCCCAAGCACACCTGGTAATTAAGCTAATCATTTACGACACGACCATGCATGTCTACACATGAGCAGGGGAAaaccatgcatatatatatatatagtatatatcACATTTTCCGGACATGCCCATGAGAAACTTTCTACCTTTTTGTGCAGCTCTGAAATGGATTCGTGCATCAGTTGGTTCTGCAAATGCCAAAATCCATATGATTAGTGTAAACCGAAAACCATATATACGAATTGAGTTGACAAGCTTGCTTAGCTATATGCACTTTACCTTTCTTGTTCGTATGCGCTTAAGTGCTGTCTCAAGCTGTAGCTCCAAATTTTGAAGCTCTCTCAAGCTTAAGGATTCTAAATCTTCTCCAGTAAAATGCCTGGAGAAATCGGTGTCAAATACAAGGTTAATGAAGTTCACCATGATCATTTTGTCATGATATTTTTCATCTTGTCCTCAACTCAGagctttttccttcttaaaGTCCTTacattcaatatatatatatatatatatatagcttaaATAATTTCTTGTGCTAACTGGCATGATACCTTAGTTTCCTTTGCAAGACTTCAATCCTTGCTGCAAGCTTGGGATATTCCAGAGACCAGCAGCTTCCCTATACACAGTATATACAGGGCTTACATTCTTCAAAAGTGCAAATTAATCTTTAGAAGGCTACTGATAAAACTCTAAATCCATCTTTTGCTCATGAGTTCATTAAAGGACATGCATTCGAACGAGAGGGAAAACTGAAGGTCCAACTTTTGTAACAAAAtcttaacaaaaacaagaagaaaaaaaaacctatttaATACAATTAGTCATCTTTTAAGATATATATAACTATTTGATGAGCTGCATGTATGAAAGGATACCTGTGGTTCGGAATCAGTTGTGAGTTGCTGTTCTGCATACGAATACTGGTCATATCGCTCCAGGATGCTCTCCATGCTTTATAAAAAGGAAAGCTTTCAGAATGACAAGCCAATGAAGCTTATGAAGTTTAGTCATTTGGACAATACTTTCGAGATTAATCACTCAGACTTTattaaaatgtaaaagaaTGGTTAACAAGGATTTTGACACTAGGTTGTTAACAATAGTATCATAATATCATGACACAATTTGGTATTAAAATCCCTCCCCCCCTTAATTACTCCTCATTTAACTTAAGGAGCACATGTACCTGTGAGAAGGAGAAGTAGATAGATACGTTAgacaaatattataataactTGAGTGCTTAGGGACAAAGTTCACTCATAGATTCAAACACGTAGTATAGTTCAACTCACATATTATAAGTGATAAAATGTAATAGTTCATATCGatgctctctttttctttgtcgACCTAGCTTAGTCTCCGTCACATTGCAATCACTTTAATGCCCTATTTAGTTATAAGCCCACGTTACTAGGCTCGGCACCTTAAAATCATTTGTCTTTACACGCCAAGATGGCTTTAGGTAAATTCTATGTGTCTGAAATGTGAAAGTAGCTGAAACTCTTTAGCCAAATGAGTATAAGGTTACTATAGCTTGTATTACACCAAATGAGTGTTTAAAATGTATGGAGCATGGCCACTCCAGACTCAATAGTGGCTCTGCTGAGCCGCCTCAATAAATTTGAGCATTTTAAAGACTTCAATGATATACATAACCAAGGTATTACGCCTCACATATTAGACAGTTACTATACTCGATCAATGTTTTATGTGATAAGGCATAATACTTTCAGGTTTTATGCATACAATCTATTATGTCCTATACGCTATCATGCATATTATAAAACTTCTACTTCAGGCTAACTTGATTATGCTTCCCcaaatcttttcctttttgatgtGGAGGGGACGAGTTGTTATCTCATTCTATCTCAATAGTCTCCACATAGCTAGTTAGTACCATGCGATGTTACTAATCCACACTCATGTTAATTGATAGAACCTTAAAGAAACGCAAATTACAAGTTCAACATATGATGGATTATTATCTAATCCATGAGATAAAGTGGTTCGGAAGGGAAGCGTAAGTAAATTACTACACAAAagataacaaaagaaaaattgcatTTACAAGTATTCCTAGCTAACATTGGTGTAACATTCATATCCCAAAATCAATTAGGCAAGTTCATACTAGAATAAAATGTTTTTCCAAATGTATGAAATCTCAACCTCCATAGTAAAGGTATGTGTATGAATCACAACATACACACATGTTGGGAAGATTAACTTAACAAGCTTAATCAAAATCTCTAGCTAATGTAAGCATGAACAGAtatccatttttaaaaaatagttacataaaataatacttgCTTTCCGGTTCCCTAATCTTGTGGTTTTGTCTAATTGAATGATTAACCACATTAGACGCAAATGGGAAATCCTTTTGGGAATCTCACATAACGAACCAACATTTGcttttctctcttcccctACGCACCTTTTCGACAACCTAT
It encodes:
- the LOC18784509 gene encoding truncated transcription factor CAULIFLOWER A: MGRGKVQLKRIENKISRQVTFSKRRAGLLKKAHEISVLCDADVALIVFSTKGKLFEYSSDSSMESILERYDQYSYAEQQLTTDSEPQGSCWSLEYPKLAARIEVLQRKLRHFTGEDLESLSLRELQNLELQLETALKRIRTRKNQLMHESISELHKKQKALQEQNNSLAKKLKLKENENMLEVEHDGQGRQVEQHQSNQAAHNSSTLLLMPPPPPQPPSTPALLASLTIGGGIQARGGMEDGDDNDGRTQTRPPTTTNTLMPMWMYRHFNE
- the LOC18782602 gene encoding ultraviolet-B receptor UVR8, with product MKMDIDELLGRNRPVSIPTKSAIYVWGYNQSGQTGRNGKERQLRIPKQLKPELFGCTAGANSRWLDIACGREHTAAVASDGSLFTWGANDFGQLGDGTEERRKHPKKVKQLQTEFVKSVSCGAHCTAAIAEPRENDGSVSTRRLWIWGQNQGSNFPRLFWGAFTPNTIIRQVSCGAVHVMALSDDGLLQAWGYNEYGQLGRGFTCEGLQGARIINAYAKFLDDAPELVKITQVSCGEYHTAAISEKGEVYTWGLGNMGQLGHCSLQSGEKELLPRRVVALDGIFIKDIACGGIHTCAVTQKGALYAWGGGRSGQLGLGPDTGFFSCTANESESFLRNIPALVVPTSVQLITCGHSHTLISTRDGRIHGWGYNSYGQASNEKSTYAWYPSPLDWCVGEVRKLAAGGGHSAVLTDACSLKELCEFRLADSVNLKNASEIEDIASRTGSDALARLCERLRQHVLEGDDCEYEDDETTSNRK